A segment of the Echinicola strongylocentroti genome:
TGTTTAGTGATAACAGATGGAATGGCACTAATTTTATAGCCTTGGAAATAAGAAAGGATAATGAACGAAGAAAATAATGTTTTCCCGACCGAATTTAAGATTCGTCAGTATGATCGGGCAAAGCTATTGGAGCAGCAGCCTTTGTTGATTTGGTTTACGGGGCTGTCAGGGTCAGGGAAGTCTACCTTGGCCAATGCCACAGAGTTTGCGCTACACCAAAAAGGGCTGAAAACCTATCTTCTGGATGGTGATAATTTGAGGTCTGGGCTGAATAAGGGGTTGGGGTTTTCGTCGGAGGATCGGATCGAAAACCTCCGCCGGGTAGGTGAGGTGAGCAAATTGATGCTGGATGCAGGTTTGATAGTGATTGCGGCTTTTATTTCACCCTTCAGAAAAGAGCGTGAAATGATCAAGGAGCTGGTAGGTAAAGAGAACTTTATAGAGATCCATGTGAGCTGTCCCCTCGAAGTGTGTGAAAAAAGGGATACGAAAGGCCTCTATCAGAAAGCAAGAAAAGGGATCATCAAGGATTTTACTGGCATCGATTCCCCATATGAGGCTCCCATAGAAGCAGACCTGAAGGTGGATACGGACAGCAAGACTGTAGAGGAATGTATAAATAATATTGTAAGTGCCATTGGGAAAAGATGTCAAAGCTATGGTCATAATATCAGCTAAGAGGAACACTTTGGAGAATAAGCGATAGTGGGAAAAAGTATTATCCAAGTAGAAAACTTGTCTAAGCGTTACCGGCTAGGCCTTAAAGAGAAGCGGTCCAAGACCTTGGCCGGACAGGTTGGCAATATCATCAAGTCCCCATGGGAAAACTTTCAGCGGCTTCGGAAGTTGAGCAAGTTTGGAGAAGAGGATGAATCGGTTTTTTGGGCGCTGAAGGATATCAGTTTTGAGGTGAAGGAAGGGGAAGTGCTGGGCATTATCGGTAAAAACGGTGCGGGTAAATCGACCTTGCTCAAGATACTGTCCCAAATCACAGAACCTACTTCAGGTAAAATCACCCTGAATGGCCGTGTGGCCTCTTTACTGGAAGTAGGCACTGGCTTTCACCCTGAGCTGACCGGTAGGGAAAATATCTATATGAATGGAACCATCCTCGGTATGACGAGGCGAGAGATCGACCGGAAATTGGATGAAATCATTGACTTTTCGGGCATAGAAAAGTTTGTGGACACACCGGTAAAGTTTTATTCCTCGGGCATGAAAGTGCGTCTAGGTTTTTCGGTGGCAGCTCATTTGGAGCCGGAGATTTTGATCATCGATGAGGTGCTGGCCGTGGGGGATTATGAATTTCAGCAAAAGTGTCTCGGAAAGATGGAGGATGTAAGCAAGAACCAAGGACGGACGGTGCTCTTTGTGAGCCATAATATGGCGGCAGTGCAGAATTTGTGTAGTAGGGGGATATTAATGGGAAATGGCAAACTGCACTTTGATGGAGTAACAGAAGAGGCATTGAAAAGCTATATTGGAGGCAATACCAGTACATGCTTTTTGGATTTGGAAAATGCCCATATCAAAGGAGAAGGGAACCAAAAGATAAAATTAAAGTCCATTAATCTCTCTAGCCGTTTGGATGAAGATATACCGGTATTCCCGAGGAAAGATGTGTATATTTCGCTGGATGTAGATTTTAAAGAAGGCTTTAAAAATCAAGGAGAGAGGATAGATATTCGGATTGATAACCGACTGGGACAACGACTTATTTGGTGTAGCACAAAAGCCGATAACAGGCTAAAGTTGGGGACGGGAAAAATAACTTTCAAAATCCCCCAATGCCCATTGGTTCCCGATGAATATGTCCTTACAGTATTTATTCACGATGGACATGATGTGGCCAATTGGTACCCTCAAGTAATGAATTTTAAAGTGGAAGAAGCAGCATATTTTGATTCTGGGATGACCATTCCTAATGGACAAACCAGCTTTATTTACCCTTTTGAACTTACTAATTCCTAAAAATGATAAAAAAAATAAGAGATAAACTGTTTGGAATAAGTAAACTAGGCTATTTGATCTCCGAGGAGGGAAAGCGGAACAGGGAGCTTTCCAGCTATAATATGAGAGAGCTGAAGGCGATTGAATTCCTTAAAGACTACTTTCCTGAAGGCTTTCTTTTTGAAACTGGTTTTTCTCTGTCTTTTCAGACGATACAGCACATCATCAATGATCTTACTATTTATAAGCCCAAGGTTGTTCTTGAATTTGGTTCGGGACTTTCTACCCAAATACTAAGCAATTACATCAATAAGCATCAGCTTAGTTGCAAGCTTATAAGTATAGATGATGATCAAGAGTGGCAGGATAACTTAAAGCAGGCTTGTAAAGGGGTGGATTTTCACACTTTTACACTGAAGGATGATCATCCCTATTCTTATGGCGGAAAAGGAAAATGGTTTGACATTCCCAACAACCATGCAATCAATACAGTTGAATTTGACCTGATCATCGTGGATGCACCAAAAGGAGGGCTATGTAGGCAATCCAGAATTGGTTTTATTCCTTTTGTCAAAGACAAGCTTTCGAATTCTCCGATCGTTTATTTGGATGACACACATCGTCAGGAAGAGCAGGAAATTGGCCATTTTTTGGTGGAGACCATCCCAGCGTTTGTAGGCAAGATTAATGGGTTCAATTACACAAGGTATTCTTTTGGGGATAAATTACATACTGCACCTTCATGAATAGAGAAGCTCCTTTGGTTTCCATTCTGATCCCAAATTATAATAAAGCACCTTATATAAGGGAAACATTGGACTCTGTGCTAAACCAGACCTACCAGCACTGGGAGTGTATTATTGTCGATGATCATAGCACGGACGAATCATGGGAAATTCTAGAAGAATACTCTGCTAAGGATGATAGGTTTAAAGTTTTTCAAAGACCAGACCATTTAGCAAAGGGAGGGAATGTATGTAGGAATTATGCTCTTAGATTATCGCTAGGGGAATATATTCAGTTTTTAGATTCTGATGATATTTTAGCACTGACATGTTTGAACGAAGAATGTCGTTTTGTGAAAAAATATCCCCAAAAGGATTTTTTGGTTTTTAATTCTGAATTATTTGATAAAAGTCCTGGTGATTTAGGTGTTTTATGGAATATCGATAAAGAAGAAAATGATTTTTATAGGTATTTGAAAACAGATGGAGTTTGGCAAACAGCTGGAGCTCTTTATAAGAGAAGTTTTTTTTTATTGAATTTAGCCTTCAATGAAGATCTTTCTATTTGGCAAGACTTTGACCTTCATTTTAGGGCCATATTGGTGTCAAAGAATTACAAGAAACTTCTAGGTCTTAAACCTAATATTTTCATAAGAAATGGGCTTGAAAATTCTATAAGTAGGACTAAAGATAGAAAGGTTGTACTTGATCAGTTAAAAAATAGGTTTATAATATATTTATCGTTTAAAGAATTGATAAGGAAGGGAGGGCTTGATTTTGATAAACCCGGCTATTTTATATATAAATCCGTTTGTTTTTGGTTTGCGGCACAGTTTTATGTTAAATATGGAAGATGGGATGGTTTTATTGAAAGCCTTAACCAACTAAGGAAATCTCAAAATCTACCATTTTATAAATGTGAATTATATAAGGTTCATTGTTTGATGCTAAAGGTGGCTAATAGGTGGAGGCCTATGAAGAAATTGTTAGTGTTTTTAGGGGGAATAAAATAACGCTTGATTTTTTTATTCAAAGGGAAAATACAATGTGGAAGGAAAGAATGGAGGGACATGTATTGTAAGTTTACTTCTTTACTGAACTTTTTGATTACACTATACAAACCATCAAAGAGGAAGTTTATTCCAACAGGTTATAATGGTGATAAAAAAGCTCTTATTGATATTTATACTATTGCATTTAACAATGCTGAGTTTATCAAAAACCAGATTTTACTTATTAAGTTAAGGTTTAAGGATCCCCATAAGCATTTTATAATAGATAACTCATCTGATGTTTTGATTAGGGAAAAACTTATTAAAATATGCAAACAGCACCAAGTCGCATATATTGGGCTTCCCACAATCAACTATAGTCCCAATAAATCACATGCAATGGCGATGCATTGGACTTTTGCCCATCTCATAAAGAAAAGAAAACCCAAGTTCTTTTGCTTTCTGGATCATGATATATTCCCAATTAAAGACTTTTCGTTTTTAGACAAAATGAAAAATGGAATTTACGGAAGAATCATGCATTTATATACCCAGAATGGATATGTCGAGCAAATATCGAATAGCTACCCATATTGGTCTATTTGGGCTGGCTTTTGTTTCTTTGATTATAAATTATTTAAAGATATTAAATCATACAAGATTAATTTTTTTTCAAAGAGATTTGAAGGGAAGGGTTTTTTAGATACCGGAGGAGGACTCTGGGAGAAAATTTATTCGAAAATTCCTTATCCAAAAAAAATGGCAAATTTT
Coding sequences within it:
- a CDS encoding ABC transporter ATP-binding protein, which encodes MGKSIIQVENLSKRYRLGLKEKRSKTLAGQVGNIIKSPWENFQRLRKLSKFGEEDESVFWALKDISFEVKEGEVLGIIGKNGAGKSTLLKILSQITEPTSGKITLNGRVASLLEVGTGFHPELTGRENIYMNGTILGMTRREIDRKLDEIIDFSGIEKFVDTPVKFYSSGMKVRLGFSVAAHLEPEILIIDEVLAVGDYEFQQKCLGKMEDVSKNQGRTVLFVSHNMAAVQNLCSRGILMGNGKLHFDGVTEEALKSYIGGNTSTCFLDLENAHIKGEGNQKIKLKSINLSSRLDEDIPVFPRKDVYISLDVDFKEGFKNQGERIDIRIDNRLGQRLIWCSTKADNRLKLGTGKITFKIPQCPLVPDEYVLTVFIHDGHDVANWYPQVMNFKVEEAAYFDSGMTIPNGQTSFIYPFELTNS
- the cysC gene encoding adenylyl-sulfate kinase: MNEENNVFPTEFKIRQYDRAKLLEQQPLLIWFTGLSGSGKSTLANATEFALHQKGLKTYLLDGDNLRSGLNKGLGFSSEDRIENLRRVGEVSKLMLDAGLIVIAAFISPFRKEREMIKELVGKENFIEIHVSCPLEVCEKRDTKGLYQKARKGIIKDFTGIDSPYEAPIEADLKVDTDSKTVEECINNIVSAIGKRCQSYGHNIS
- a CDS encoding glycosyltransferase family 2 protein; translated protein: MNREAPLVSILIPNYNKAPYIRETLDSVLNQTYQHWECIIVDDHSTDESWEILEEYSAKDDRFKVFQRPDHLAKGGNVCRNYALRLSLGEYIQFLDSDDILALTCLNEECRFVKKYPQKDFLVFNSELFDKSPGDLGVLWNIDKEENDFYRYLKTDGVWQTAGALYKRSFFLLNLAFNEDLSIWQDFDLHFRAILVSKNYKKLLGLKPNIFIRNGLENSISRTKDRKVVLDQLKNRFIIYLSFKELIRKGGLDFDKPGYFIYKSVCFWFAAQFYVKYGRWDGFIESLNQLRKSQNLPFYKCELYKVHCLMLKVANRWRPMKKLLVFLGGIK